A window from Prochlorococcus marinus CUG1435 encodes these proteins:
- the thiL gene encoding thiamine-phosphate kinase produces the protein MHKETLENIGEKELINRLRKFMPKNQISDDCALIKTKNDDLLINNDSLVENIHFNDLIICPKDLGWKAVVSNISDLLSSGSKKTLGITISLILPAKTEWFWVEELYKGINKALKKYGGIILGGDCSKGNQKTISITAFGIQGELELRRNACKPGDIILTTGIHGLSKLGFMIQSKINFDNNISLNERLIKKSIQHFCRPKVYPYFLKNLLKTRSNKKINKLGCTDSSDGLFQAVQDLAIASKCKAILNYEKIPKDKDWPKGEKWDEYYFFGGEDYELVFSLPKKWATNLIRLDKNINEIGYFANGKASIEFQDKKKGALLKNTPFKHF, from the coding sequence ATGCATAAAGAAACATTAGAAAATATAGGAGAAAAGGAATTAATTAATAGGCTTAGAAAATTTATGCCTAAAAATCAAATTTCAGATGATTGTGCTTTAATCAAAACTAAAAATGATGACTTACTTATCAATAATGATTCTTTAGTTGAAAATATTCATTTCAATGACCTAATCATTTGCCCTAAAGACCTTGGATGGAAAGCAGTTGTAAGCAACATCTCTGACTTATTATCTAGTGGTAGTAAAAAAACTTTAGGTATTACGATAAGCCTAATATTACCTGCTAAAACTGAATGGTTTTGGGTTGAAGAATTGTATAAAGGAATAAATAAAGCTTTAAAAAAATATGGTGGGATAATTCTTGGGGGAGATTGCTCAAAGGGAAATCAAAAAACTATATCAATAACAGCCTTTGGGATTCAAGGTGAACTTGAATTACGAAGAAATGCCTGTAAACCAGGCGATATTATCTTAACTACAGGAATTCATGGTCTTAGCAAATTAGGATTTATGATTCAAAGTAAAATAAATTTCGATAATAATATTTCTCTTAATGAAAGATTAATCAAAAAGTCCATCCAACATTTTTGCCGCCCTAAAGTTTACCCATATTTTCTGAAAAATCTCCTTAAAACTCGCTCCAATAAAAAAATAAACAAATTAGGTTGTACTGATAGCAGTGATGGGCTTTTTCAAGCGGTGCAGGATTTAGCAATCGCTAGCAAATGTAAAGCAATTTTGAATTATGAAAAAATACCCAAAGATAAAGATTGGCCAAAGGGAGAAAAATGGGATGAATATTATTTTTTTGGAGGTGAAGATTACGAATTAGTTTTCTCATTACCCAAAAAATGGGCAACGAATTTAATTAGACTAGATAAAAATATTAACGAAATTGGCTATTTTGCTAATGGTAAAGCATCAATAGAATTTCAAGATAAAAAAAAAGGTGCATTATTAAAAAATACACCTTTTAAGCACTTTTAA
- a CDS encoding peptidylprolyl isomerase → MQKFLSNQNKLLLILTIGILQVFLFKPTQVLADLPTGNAVKDPNAILRNALPIKQVELQEIQHKLEDTSDLVRGGRWPALTKTVTKCQSLLKKYQNKIIQDLPSDKKKIAEKTFLELKENLETLQDQAKSKNKFSFIATRKEALDKIGGLEEYFLPSQFPYSIPEEFDSLPRLLGRATVNIKTSKGDMKAIVDGYNAPLTSGAFIDLSSKNFYEDLPINRAEEFFVLQTGDPLGEAIGYVDPVTNEERHVPLEIRIPDETDTFYNQTFEDLGFYTETPTLPFATLGTLGWSHSNTAVDDGSSQFFFFLYEAELNPAGRNLIDGRNAAFGYVVDGFDVLEELTKDDTIISINVLEGIENLKLNA, encoded by the coding sequence ATGCAAAAATTCTTATCAAATCAGAACAAACTTTTATTAATTCTAACAATCGGAATTTTACAGGTTTTTCTCTTTAAACCGACTCAAGTTCTCGCTGATTTACCCACTGGAAATGCGGTAAAAGACCCTAATGCAATCCTTAGAAACGCACTGCCTATCAAGCAAGTTGAATTGCAAGAAATTCAACATAAATTAGAAGACACTAGTGACCTTGTACGAGGCGGAAGATGGCCTGCTCTAACAAAAACTGTTACAAAATGTCAATCTTTACTAAAAAAATACCAAAATAAAATTATTCAAGATTTACCAAGTGATAAGAAGAAAATTGCTGAAAAAACTTTTTTAGAGCTCAAAGAAAATCTTGAAACTCTTCAAGATCAAGCTAAATCTAAAAACAAGTTCTCATTTATAGCTACCCGAAAAGAGGCTTTAGATAAAATCGGTGGATTAGAAGAATATTTTCTACCAAGTCAATTTCCTTACTCTATTCCTGAAGAATTTGATAGCTTACCAAGATTACTTGGCAGAGCAACAGTTAATATAAAAACCTCCAAAGGAGACATGAAAGCAATTGTAGATGGATACAACGCTCCTCTTACCTCAGGGGCATTTATTGATTTATCTTCAAAAAATTTCTACGAAGATTTACCTATCAATAGAGCAGAAGAATTTTTTGTTCTGCAAACAGGCGATCCATTAGGTGAAGCAATTGGTTACGTAGATCCTGTAACAAATGAAGAACGTCACGTTCCTTTAGAAATTAGAATTCCTGATGAAACGGACACTTTTTATAATCAAACTTTTGAAGATTTAGGCTTTTACACTGAAACACCAACATTACCTTTCGCAACTCTTGGAACTCTAGGGTGGTCTCATTCAAATACGGCAGTTGATGATGGCTCATCGCAATTTTTCTTCTTTTTATATGAAGCAGAATTGAATCCAGCAGGTCGAAATTTAATTGATGGAAGGAATGCTGCCTTTGGTTATGTAGTAGATGGTTTTGATGTATTAGAAGAGCTAACCAAAGATGACACAATAATCTCAATTAATGTTTTAGAAGGGATTGAAAACCTCAAATTAAATGCATAA
- the efp gene encoding elongation factor P, translating to MISSNDFRTGTTIELDGQVWRVVEFLHVKPGKGSAFVRTKLKSVQSGNVVEKTFRAGESVQQAILEKSNLQHTYVESGDYVFMDMTSFEETRLSPEQIGKGAKYLKEGMEVNVIFHNGKVLEVELPISITLKVTETDPGVKGDTASGGTKPAILETGAQVMVPLFISVGEMIKVDTRNDSYLGREN from the coding sequence ATGATTTCCAGTAACGATTTTCGCACAGGTACTACCATCGAACTAGATGGACAAGTTTGGCGTGTTGTAGAGTTTCTACATGTCAAGCCTGGTAAGGGTTCTGCTTTTGTGCGAACAAAATTAAAATCAGTTCAAAGCGGCAACGTGGTTGAAAAAACTTTTCGAGCCGGAGAATCAGTACAGCAGGCTATCCTTGAGAAGTCTAACCTGCAACACACTTATGTGGAGTCTGGAGATTATGTTTTTATGGATATGACAAGTTTTGAAGAGACAAGACTGTCCCCTGAACAAATCGGTAAAGGCGCAAAATATTTGAAAGAGGGAATGGAGGTTAATGTTATTTTCCATAATGGTAAAGTTTTAGAGGTAGAACTTCCCATATCTATTACCTTGAAAGTTACAGAGACCGATCCTGGAGTTAAAGGAGATACTGCTAGTGGGGGCACGAAACCCGCTATTCTAGAAACAGGTGCTCAAGTTATGGTTCCTTTATTTATTTCTGTTGGAGAAATGATTAAAGTTGATACTCGTAATGATAGTTATCTTGGAAGAGAAAATTAA